A section of the Triticum dicoccoides isolate Atlit2015 ecotype Zavitan chromosome 7A, WEW_v2.0, whole genome shotgun sequence genome encodes:
- the LOC119330145 gene encoding ureide permease 1-like, whose product MYLVKDIGGAIGLMAAALVLLGTWPVVLAVLERRGRLPQHTYLDYSITNFLAAVLIALTFGQIGGDTPETPNFLTQLAQTQDYWPSIMFALAGGVVITLGTVATQYGWAYVGLSVTEVMASSLKVVIGTTLNYFLDSRINRAEVLFPGVGCFLIAACLGSLVHSSNAADNQEKLSNSRNYSAGNTAKEDLTQHLVQEEEEPKDCEEALPNNKAVEKAEAGTADFLIDLEDKRSIKVLGSNTLVGLAIVTFAGVCYSLFAPAFNLATNDQWHTLRDGLPHLVVYTAYFYFCLSSLVVGVALNVWCLYRPMAGVPRSTLRAYAGDREGRGLALLAGLVSGLGNAFTFMAGQAAGYAAADSVQALPLVSTLWGVVLFGEYRRSSRRTYTLLGSMLFMFVVAMAVLMASSAHRKPL is encoded by the exons ATGTATCTGGTGAAGGACATCGGCGGGGCCATCGGGCTGATGGCGGCGGCCTTGGTGCTCCTGGGCACCTGGCCGGTCGTGCTCGCCGTGCTGGAGCGCCGGGGCCGGCTGCCGCAGCACACGTACCTGGACTACTCCATCACCAACTTCCTGGCCGCCGTGCTGATCGCCCTCACATTCGGCCAGATCGGCGGCGACACGCCGGAGACGCCCAATTTCCTCACTCAGCTCGCCCAGACCCAG GACTACTGGCCGTCGATCATGTTTGCGCTGGCGGGCGGCGTGGTGATCACCCTCGGAACCGTGGCTACACAGTACGGCTGGGCATACGTCGGGCTTTCAGTCACCGAGGTCATGGCCTCAAGTCTCAAGGTTGTCATAG GGACAACACTGAACTATTTTCTGGACAGCCGGATCAACAGGGCAGAGGTTCTCTTCCCCGGCGTCGGATGCTTTCTGATTGCAGCCTGCCTGGGCTCACTTGTTCACTCCTCCAATGCTGCTGACAACCAGGAGAAGCTATCAAACTCCAGAAACTACTCTGCTGG GAACACTGCAAAGGAAGATCTCACCCAACACCTTGTTCAAGAAGAAG AGGAACCAAAGGATTGTGAAGAAGCACTACCAAATAATAAGGCTGTGGAGAAAGCCGAGGCAGGAACAGCAGATTTCCTCATCGATCTGGAGGACAAGAGATCAATCAAGGTTCTTGGATCCAACACGCTGGTGGGGCTGGCGATCGTGACGTTCGCGGGGGTGTGCTACTCGCTGTTCGCGCCggcgttcaacctggcgaccaacgaCCAGTGGCACACGCTGCGCGACGGCCTGCCGCACCTCGTGGTCTACACCGCCTACTTCTACTTCTGCCTCTCCTCCCTCGTCGTCGGCGTGGCGCTCAACGTCTGGTGCCTCTACCGCCCCATGGCCGGCGTGCCGCGGTCGACGCTGCGGGCGTACGCCGGCGaccgggaggggagggggctggcgCTGCTGGCGGGGCTGGTGTCCGGGCTGGGCAACGCGTTCACGTTCATGGCCGGGCAGGCGGCCGGGTACGCGGCGGCGGACTCCGTGCAGGCGCTGCCGCTGGTGAGCACGCTCTGGGGCGTGGTGCTGTTCGGGGAGTACCGGAGGTCGTCGCGGAGGACCTACACGCTGCTGGGGAGCATGCTCTTCATGTTCGTCGTCGCCATGGCCGTGCTCATGGCCTCCTCCGCGCACAGGAAGCCGCTCTGA